In bacterium, the following are encoded in one genomic region:
- a CDS encoding ATPase domain-containing protein, translating to MKNSVDLKLIKTGIAGFDDVILKGGIPRYSLNLIAGQPGGGKTITSSQILFTNCNEDNKGILFSTVSEPPIKLLRYLQQFTFFESKKFNSSIKIVDMSKVLHKDDPDWIIKFIMQKIEEFEAGIVVIDSFKAISGLFSNPSYERRFIYDLSSELILSQCTSFFVGEYSPDEITKESVFAIADSIILISTDVKGYLRRHYIEVLKMRGVEYFAGKHRLTIDSSGITVYPRLKPEPVSISDIFPLSVNRISTGTQGLDKMTGGGVYEGSSSLIVGPSGVGKTILSLHFLNEGAKKGKKGLFISFEEVPQKLVRTAKSSGIDLEKLISEKKMSILYYSPIELSIDAFHKELLSLVEKEEPEIIVIDSISDISITIADPTHLKNYLFSMITHLGRQGITCLFTSEIEKEDSSITASRLSVVIDNIFILDYKKEEDKMKKTISVLKTRSLDHDKGIFEYEITDSGIKI from the coding sequence ATGAAGAACAGCGTTGATTTAAAACTTATAAAAACAGGAATTGCAGGGTTTGATGATGTTATTTTAAAGGGAGGGATACCGAGATATTCATTGAATCTAATAGCAGGTCAACCAGGTGGAGGAAAGACAATTACAAGCTCCCAAATTCTTTTTACCAATTGCAATGAAGATAATAAAGGCATCCTTTTTTCAACCGTCTCTGAGCCACCCATAAAGCTATTAAGGTATCTTCAACAATTTACATTCTTTGAAAGTAAAAAATTTAATTCTTCTATCAAGATAGTAGATATGAGTAAGGTTCTTCACAAGGACGACCCTGATTGGATTATAAAGTTTATTATGCAGAAAATAGAGGAATTTGAGGCAGGTATTGTTGTTATTGATTCATTCAAGGCAATTTCGGGATTATTTTCTAATCCCTCTTATGAAAGGAGGTTTATCTACGACCTTTCGTCAGAGCTTATCCTCTCCCAATGCACTTCATTTTTTGTTGGAGAGTATAGCCCCGATGAAATAACAAAGGAATCTGTTTTTGCTATTGCAGATAGTATTATTTTAATCTCAACAGATGTAAAAGGCTATTTAAGGAGGCATTATATTGAGGTTTTAAAAATGAGGGGCGTAGAATACTTTGCTGGAAAGCATAGATTAACAATAGATAGCTCTGGAATAACAGTGTATCCAAGGCTTAAACCAGAACCTGTGTCAATTAGCGATATATTTCCCCTTTCTGTGAATAGAATAAGCACAGGCACACAAGGCCTTGATAAAATGACAGGGGGTGGAGTTTATGAAGGCTCATCAAGTTTGATTGTTGGTCCATCTGGTGTTGGAAAGACAATCCTTTCTTTACACTTCCTCAATGAGGGAGCAAAAAAGGGAAAGAAGGGTTTATTCATTTCATTTGAGGAGGTTCCCCAAAAGCTTGTTAGAACAGCAAAATCCTCTGGCATAGACCTTGAGAAGCTAATTTCAGAAAAAAAGATGTCTATTTTATATTACTCGCCCATTGAGCTTTCTATTGATGCATTCCACAAGGAGCTCCTTTCCCTTGTTGAGAAAGAGGAGCCAGAGATAATTGTTATTGATTCAATTTCTGATATATCCATTACAATAGCTGACCCAACCCATCTTAAGAATTACCTATTCTCTATGATAACCCATTTAGGCCGCCAGGGGATAACCTGTCTATTCACCTCTGAGATAGAAAAAGAGGATTCCTCAATTACAGCATCAAGGCTTTCTGTTGTTATTGATAACATCTTTATTTTAGATTATAAAAAAGAGGAGGATAAAATGAAAAAGACAATATCTGTCCTTAAAACAAGAAGCCTAGACCACGACAAGGGAATCTTTGAATATGAGATAACAGATTCTGGAATTAAGATTTAA